From the genome of Reyranella humidisoli:
GCTGTTCTGGTCGATGCCATCGACTGTGATCTCGCCGCTCGCGACCTTCTGCGCCATCCGCCGGGTCGCGCGCAGAATCTCGTCGCGTGCGCCGTAGTTGATGCAGATATTGACGTCGATGCGCGCGTTACTGGACGTCGTCTTCTCGGCATCGGCGATGTCCCGCACGATGTCGGCCGCCAGCCCGTCGCGGTTACCGATGACCCTCAGCCGCGCCCCGTTCTTGCGCAACTCCTCGAGTTCGTTGCGCAGATAGTGGCGCAGGAGGCCCATCAGGTCGGCGACCTCGTCGGCGGGCCGAGTCCAGTTCTCCGTCGAGAAGGCAAAGAGTGTAAGGACGGGAATGCCCAGTTCGCCGGCACCGCGCACCACGCGGCGTACCGCATCGGCGCCGCGCCGATGGCCCGCAACGCGCGGCAGGCCACGTGCCTTCGCCCAACGTCCATTGCCATCCATGATGATGGCGACGTGCTGGGGTCCCGATGGATGATCGGGACTGGCGGGCAGCGGCGCGGTGGGCATCAGACCGTCTTGATCTCTTTTTCCTTGTGCGCCAGCACGTCGTCGACCTGCTTGACGTAGCGGTCGGTGAGCTTCTGCACCTCGTCGGACTTCTGGCGATGCTCGTCTTCCGAGATCTTGCGGTCCTTCTCGGCCTTCTTGAGCGCTTCCATGCCGTCGCGGCGGATGTTGCGGACGGCCACCTTGCCCTGCTCGGCATATTTGTGCGCGAGCTTGGCGAGCTCATTGCGGCGCTCGGTCGTGAGTTCCGGGATCGGAATGCGGATCATCTGGCCGTCCGGCGACGGATTGAGCCCGAGGCCGGCTTCGCGGATCGCCTTGGCGGTCGGGGTCACGAGACCCTTGTCCCAGACGCTGACCGTCAGGAGCCGAGGC
Proteins encoded in this window:
- a CDS encoding isoprenyl transferase, which gives rise to MPTAPLPASPDHPSGPQHVAIIMDGNGRWAKARGLPRVAGHRRGADAVRRVVRGAGELGIPVLTLFAFSTENWTRPADEVADLMGLLRHYLRNELEELRKNGARLRVIGNRDGLAADIVRDIADAEKTTSSNARIDVNICINYGARDEILRATRRMAQKVASGEITVDGIDQNSFERELLTAGLPDPDLLIRTSGEKRISNFLLWQCAYSELVFVDTLWPDFGKEHLEQAIVEFRRRERRYGGVGS
- the frr gene encoding ribosome recycling factor — encoded protein: MSADLNELEKRMHGAMDALKKEFGGLRTGRASVNLLDPVMVEAYGQRMPLNQVGTVSAPEPRLLTVSVWDKGLVTPTAKAIREAGLGLNPSPDGQMIRIPIPELTTERRNELAKLAHKYAEQGKVAVRNIRRDGMEALKKAEKDRKISEDEHRQKSDEVQKLTDRYVKQVDDVLAHKEKEIKTV